A section of the Deltaproteobacteria bacterium genome encodes:
- a CDS encoding efflux RND transporter permease subunit, with protein MRIMSYLIRWCLDNRLLVVILSAAILAGGFLSLRHLPVDAIPDIGEKQVIVYADWPGRSPQDVEDQVTYPLGVSLQGTPGVRNIRTMSGFGFSMVFVIFRDEVDYYWARSRTLERLSAAQSRLPQGVVPVLGPDATALGQIYWYTLEADGANPAQLRSLQDWYVRYQLNAVEGVSEVASVGGYVRQYQIDVHPDRLRAHRVTLPEVYEAVVRSNIDVGAKVVEQNGLEFFIRGVGFLKGIEDIENIVIRQEGGTPLLVRNVAHVTMGPDFRRGGLDKRGREAVGGAVTMRYGENPLAVLERVKERIREIESGLTITLSDGRQVPVHIVPFYDRSAIIQETLDTLAKALTEEVLVVAGIVLVFLLHLRSSLVILPTLPLALASSFLLMYWLGVDGNIMSMAGLAIAIGDIADMGIIMTENIYRRRLEEPDRPHLELVREAAAEVATPIFTAVSNTLISFIPVFFLTDQEGKLFKPLAYTKTFAIGAAVVFAIVLVPVLSYYLLNPKRLSVRVSGLVASLTGIAASIASGLLITSSLEGRAGWTGWPAAAGIGVISGFIVYRLGRERLIPVDDNVVSRFIHGAYRPALRWVLAHKMLFLMLPAGLVATGFMIFVRTGREFMPPLDEGSILYMPSLLPSASLTEVQAALARQNVAIESVPEIASVVGKFGRTDSPLDPAPVSMIETVIMLKPKGQWRPVPVERWHTGVHWLSVLHPLLDRVWPPYRDRTKEDILAELQEVTDIPGVLPTWLQPIQTRLIMLQTGFRAMMGVKIYGSDLKEIERIGLEMEQILKAVPGATDIVADRIIGKPYLEYEIDRQAIARYGVSVRDVQDIIEMGIGGENLTSTVEGRERYPVRVRYPKELREDFDSLQRIPVPAATGAQIPISQLARIRHRTGPQEIKGENGLLVGYVTMNTRDRDEVSVVEDAERLLRAEKEKSDRLLSEGRPGEVTLHVPPGYHWEWGGQFENQRRAAERLAVLVPLVLLGMFIMIYLGFGKWWLALLVFFSILVAASGGFILLNWWGANLSVAVWVGFIVLFGVADDDSVVMLSYLERNFRDRRETGSPVSREEIRELVVNAGLKRIRPSLMALSTSVIGLLPVMLAQGRGSDIMQPMAIPSVGGMAIHVITLFVTPCIYCAVMERKLLGSH; from the coding sequence ATAAGAATCATGAGCTATCTTATCCGCTGGTGTCTCGATAACCGCCTCCTCGTCGTCATACTGTCGGCGGCCATCCTCGCTGGAGGCTTTCTTTCACTCCGCCATCTTCCGGTCGATGCAATTCCCGACATCGGCGAAAAACAGGTGATCGTTTACGCCGACTGGCCGGGCCGTTCCCCCCAGGATGTCGAAGACCAGGTGACCTACCCGCTTGGCGTAAGCCTTCAGGGAACACCCGGTGTCCGCAACATCCGCACCATGTCGGGATTCGGCTTTTCAATGGTATTCGTCATTTTCCGGGATGAGGTGGACTACTACTGGGCCCGCTCACGGACGCTGGAAAGGCTCAGTGCCGCGCAATCCCGCCTTCCTCAGGGGGTGGTGCCCGTCCTCGGCCCGGATGCGACGGCACTGGGACAGATCTACTGGTACACGCTGGAAGCCGATGGCGCGAATCCGGCCCAGCTCCGGTCCCTGCAGGACTGGTACGTCCGCTACCAGCTCAATGCGGTCGAGGGTGTATCCGAAGTCGCAAGTGTCGGAGGATATGTCCGGCAGTACCAGATCGATGTGCATCCCGACCGCCTGCGGGCTCACCGGGTCACGCTTCCGGAGGTGTACGAGGCTGTTGTCCGGAGCAATATCGACGTCGGAGCCAAGGTGGTCGAGCAGAACGGGCTTGAATTTTTCATCCGGGGTGTCGGGTTTCTCAAAGGCATCGAGGATATTGAAAACATTGTGATCCGGCAGGAAGGCGGAACTCCCCTCCTTGTCCGGAATGTCGCACACGTCACCATGGGCCCGGATTTCCGCCGTGGCGGCCTGGACAAGAGGGGCCGGGAGGCAGTGGGCGGAGCCGTCACCATGCGGTATGGCGAGAACCCCCTGGCAGTACTGGAACGGGTCAAGGAGCGGATCAGGGAGATAGAATCCGGCCTCACGATAACGCTTTCAGACGGCCGGCAGGTTCCGGTGCATATCGTCCCGTTCTACGACCGTAGCGCTATCATTCAGGAGACTCTCGATACACTGGCCAAGGCACTGACTGAGGAAGTGCTGGTTGTGGCCGGCATCGTGCTGGTCTTCCTGCTGCACCTGCGCAGTTCACTCGTCATACTTCCCACGCTGCCGCTGGCGCTCGCGAGCAGTTTTCTCCTGATGTACTGGCTGGGCGTCGACGGCAACATCATGTCCATGGCGGGTCTGGCCATCGCGATCGGCGACATTGCCGACATGGGCATCATCATGACCGAGAACATCTACCGGCGGCGGCTCGAGGAACCGGACCGTCCCCATCTGGAGCTGGTCCGGGAAGCAGCGGCCGAGGTGGCGACCCCCATCTTCACGGCCGTTTCAAACACGCTGATATCCTTTATCCCTGTCTTTTTTCTTACCGACCAGGAAGGGAAACTGTTCAAGCCGCTCGCTTATACAAAGACATTCGCCATCGGTGCGGCCGTGGTATTTGCCATCGTGCTGGTTCCAGTTCTTTCCTACTACCTGCTGAATCCGAAACGGCTTTCGGTGCGGGTTTCAGGCCTCGTGGCATCACTCACCGGGATAGCGGCCTCGATTGCATCGGGACTGCTGATTACCAGCTCACTCGAAGGCCGGGCCGGATGGACCGGCTGGCCGGCGGCCGCCGGTATCGGCGTGATTTCGGGTTTCATCGTTTACCGGCTGGGCCGCGAGCGCCTGATACCGGTGGATGACAACGTGGTATCACGCTTCATCCACGGTGCCTACCGTCCGGCGCTCCGGTGGGTACTCGCCCACAAGATGCTGTTCCTGATGCTGCCCGCCGGCCTCGTTGCCACCGGTTTCATGATTTTTGTCCGGACCGGGCGGGAGTTCATGCCACCTCTGGATGAGGGGTCCATTCTCTACATGCCATCCCTGCTTCCATCGGCGTCGCTGACCGAGGTACAGGCCGCACTGGCCAGGCAGAACGTGGCGATCGAATCGGTTCCGGAAATAGCCAGTGTCGTCGGCAAGTTCGGCCGCACCGATTCCCCCCTCGATCCGGCCCCGGTCAGCATGATCGAGACCGTGATCATGCTGAAACCAAAGGGACAGTGGCGGCCGGTCCCCGTCGAGCGGTGGCATACCGGAGTGCACTGGCTTTCCGTACTGCACCCGCTGCTAGACAGGGTGTGGCCTCCATACCGGGATCGCACGAAGGAGGATATTCTCGCCGAGCTACAGGAAGTTACCGATATCCCCGGGGTGCTGCCGACATGGCTCCAGCCAATCCAGACGCGCCTTATCATGCTGCAGACCGGATTCCGGGCGATGATGGGGGTGAAGATCTACGGCTCCGACCTGAAGGAAATCGAGCGTATCGGACTTGAAATGGAGCAGATCCTGAAAGCGGTCCCCGGCGCGACCGACATCGTGGCCGACCGGATCATCGGAAAGCCCTATCTGGAGTATGAAATCGACCGCCAGGCCATCGCCCGGTACGGGGTCAGCGTTCGTGATGTACAGGACATCATTGAAATGGGCATTGGCGGCGAAAACCTTACGAGTACGGTCGAAGGCCGTGAACGCTATCCAGTACGCGTCAGATACCCCAAGGAGTTGCGCGAGGATTTTGACAGCCTCCAGCGGATACCGGTTCCTGCCGCCACTGGCGCCCAGATTCCGATCTCGCAGCTTGCCCGCATACGGCACCGGACCGGCCCACAGGAAATCAAAGGCGAAAACGGCCTGCTGGTCGGCTATGTGACGATGAATACCCGCGACCGGGACGAAGTGAGCGTGGTTGAGGATGCCGAGCGGCTGCTTCGCGCCGAAAAGGAAAAAAGCGACCGCCTCCTCTCGGAAGGCCGGCCTGGAGAAGTCACGCTACACGTACCGCCCGGTTACCACTGGGAGTGGGGCGGGCAGTTCGAGAATCAGCGCCGGGCGGCGGAGCGGCTCGCCGTGCTCGTGCCACTCGTCCTTCTCGGAATGTTCATCATGATCTATCTGGGCTTCGGGAAATGGTGGCTCGCCCTGCTGGTGTTTTTTTCCATTCTGGTCGCGGCTTCCGGCGGTTTTATTCTCCTGAACTGGTGGGGAGCGAACCTGAGCGTTGCCGTATGGGTGGGCTTCATCGTGCTGTTTGGCGTCGCCGATGACGACAGCGTGGTGATGCTCTCTTACCTGGAACGGAACTTCAGGGACCGGCGGGAAACAGGCAGTCCTGTTTCCCGCGAGGAAATCCGCGAACTGGTCGTCAATGCAGGGCTGAAGCGCATCCGGCCCTCGCTCATGGCACTTTCCACCAGCGTGATCGGGCTCCTGCCGGTGATGCTCGCGCAGGGACGCGGATCCGATATCATGCAGCCCATGGCAATCCCCAGCGTCGGCGGCATGGCGATACACGTCATTACCCTGTTTGTAACGCCGTGCATCTACTGCGCCGTGATGGAGCGAAAACTCCTGGGATCTCACTGA